The Anastrepha ludens isolate Willacy chromosome X, idAnaLude1.1, whole genome shotgun sequence genome includes a window with the following:
- the LOC128869541 gene encoding probable fatty acid-binding protein, with translation MAVWEGKKYKLEKSENFDEYMKELGVGMVLRKMGNSVSPTVELKKDGDNYSFTTTSTFKTTTVYFKLGEEFDEETLDSRKVKSVFTLVGNKLVQEQKGDKPSTIIREFTDSELVTTLTLNDVKSVRVYKAV, from the coding sequence ATGGCTGtctgggaaggaaagaaatacaaATTAGAAAAGAGTGAAAACTTCGACGAATACATGAAGGAATTGGGTGTCGGTATGGTTCTACGCAAAATGGGTAACAGTGTCAGCCCCACCGTTGAACTGAAGAAGGATGGTGATAATTACTCTTTCACCACTACATCAACCTTCAAGACAACTACGGTCTACTTCAAGCTGGGCGAGGAATTCGATGAAGAGACACTTGACAGTCGCAAAGTGAAGAGCGTCTTCACTCTGGTTGGCAACAAATTGGTGCAAGAACAGAAGGGTGACAAACCATCGACCATTATTCGTGAATTCACTGACTCCGAGCTAGTGACTACTCTCACCCTCAACGACGTGAAGTCCGTCAGAGTCTACAAGGCTGTATAA